The uncultured Trichococcus sp. DNA segment TCCTGCTTGCGCAGTCAGCATAACTTTTTGCCCTAAGTGACATTCCAGTTGTTCTTTAATCTGACTCAAATTATCCGGCATTCTGTTTCACCTCACTGATTCACAGTATAACACAGATAAATTAAAATAACAAGTATATCACAGAGGACGTATGCACGCAACTATGAAACGGATAATTTTTAAAGAAATCTTATCAACTTTTTTTACTTTTTTTAGTAAAACTGCTGACAGGGAAATTGGACCGAAGATTCCTCACCATCCGTTCGGAACGGGCTACGGATGGTGAGAGCCCCGGCTCACTGGTGCCTCCGGACATTAAAATATCAGGCGATCTTTTGTTTTTTTATTGAACGTCCAAATATTTGATCAACGCATTCGCAAGGTCCGCAAATTGTTCGATGCTCAGGGCTTCTGCCCGTTTTGAAGGCTCAATACCGGCTTCTTCAAGACCGGCAGTCAATGCTGCCTTGATTTCTTCGGTTTTGCCGTAGCGGGACTGCAGATTGTTCCAGAGCGTTTTTCTGCGTTGGTTGAAACCGGCACGGACCAGATCAAAGAAGAACTTCTCATCCGTGACCTTCACTTTAGGTTCCGCTCTCCGCTGCAGCTTCAGGATTGCCGAATCGACATTCGGTTGCGGCACAAAAACGGTCTTCGGAACGATGAAGGCAATCTCGGCTTCCGTATAGTAGTCGATCGCAATCGTCAATGAACCGAACGCTTTCGTTCCAGGCTTGGCCGTCATACGTTGCGCAACTTCCTTCTGCATCATCATCACAAACGTATCGATCGGCAAATCGGTCTCGATGAAATTCATAATGATCGGCGTTGTGATGTAGTAAGGCAGATTCGCCGCCACCACCAAGCGGTCAGCCGGCTCAAAATGCTCCTCGATGACCTGCGGAACATTCGCCTGCAGAATATCCTGGAAAATGATTTCGATGTTATCGTATTCCGCAAGTTCCGTCTTCAAAATAGGCGCCAGACGTTTGTCCACTTCAAATGCCACTACTTTTTTAGCTTCTCTGGCAAGGCGTTCCGTCAAGGCTCCGATACCGGGGCCGATCTCGATCACATTGGTGTTTTCATCTATGCCGGCTGCTGCCACCATCTTCGTCAATATATTCGGGTCCACCAAAAAGTTTTGGCCTAGGCTCTTCTTCATGGTCAAATGGTATTTTTTTAAGATGGCGTTCGTTCTGCTTGGTGTCGCTATATCCTTATGGTATTCTAATCCGCTCATTTATTTTCCTCCTCCTGCCGCAAAGCGGTCAGGCTATCCTTTTCATCCAGTTCTTTCAAAATGGCCGTCATCGCTGCGTTAACAGCTTCTTTTTCCAATTGGAACATACGCAGACGTTTCAACAACTGTTTGCCGTTGGTATGTCCGATCCCAAGCGCATCCCCCAGCAACTCCCGGTAACGGGCTGAATCGGCATGTCCGACCAGGTG contains these protein-coding regions:
- the rsmA gene encoding 16S rRNA (adenine(1518)-N(6)/adenine(1519)-N(6))-dimethyltransferase RsmA, which codes for MSGLEYHKDIATPSRTNAILKKYHLTMKKSLGQNFLVDPNILTKMVAAAGIDENTNVIEIGPGIGALTERLAREAKKVVAFEVDKRLAPILKTELAEYDNIEIIFQDILQANVPQVIEEHFEPADRLVVAANLPYYITTPIIMNFIETDLPIDTFVMMMQKEVAQRMTAKPGTKAFGSLTIAIDYYTEAEIAFIVPKTVFVPQPNVDSAILKLQRRAEPKVKVTDEKFFFDLVRAGFNQRRKTLWNNLQSRYGKTEEIKAALTAGLEEAGIEPSKRAEALSIEQFADLANALIKYLDVQ